The DNA window TGCCATAGAATGCGGTTACAGACATTTCGACACTGCTTCTCTGTATGAATCTGAGCAACCTCTTGGAGAAGCCATAGCCGAAGCACTCAGTCTCGGTCTGATTAACTCTCGCGAAGAACTTTTCATCACTTCGAAGCTATGGAGCACCGATTCTCATCATCACCTTGTCCTTCCTGCAATTCAAAAGACTCTAAggtcacaaaaataaaaaactatcatatatatatatatactcatgCACCCAACCCAACCATATATTTGATTTCTTTGCAGCAATCTTAAGCTGGAATATGTTGATCTGTATTTAATACACTGCCCTTTTAGCATAACTCCTGGAAAATATGAATACCCACCAAACCAAGAAGATGTATTAGAGATGGATTACAAAGGAGTTTGGACAGCAATGGAGGAATGTCACAAACTTGGCCTTGCAAAGTCAATTGGTGTCAGCAATTTCACTTGCAAGAAGCTTGAAGATCTTCTCCTTGTAGCTACAATCCCCCCTGCAATCAATCAGGTCAAACCCTTATCATAATTAGACAAGTTTTAGCTACTTGTTGAATTCATGAATGACTAGTTTAAATTAGGTGGAGTTGAACCCTGTTTGGCAACAACACAAATTGAGAGAGTATTGCAAGTCTAAAAATATACTTTTGGAAGCTTTCTCTCCTTTGGGGAGCTGCGGATCTCAATGGGGGACCAACAAAATT is part of the Impatiens glandulifera chromosome 1, dImpGla2.1, whole genome shotgun sequence genome and encodes:
- the LOC124922289 gene encoding deoxymugineic acid synthase 1-B-like; protein product: MASRSHVHEFPLSHGGRRIPAIGMGTAASLPITKQPFLHAIECGYRHFDTASLYESEQPLGEAIAEALSLGLINSREELFITSKLWSTDSHHHLVLPAIQKTLSNLKLEYVDLYLIHCPFSITPGKYEYPPNQEDVLEMDYKGVWTAMEECHKLGLAKSIGVSNFTCKKLEDLLLVATIPPAINQVELNPVWQQHKLREYCKSKNILLEAFSPLGSCGSQWGTNKIVGCNVIGEIAKAKGKSVAQVCLRWVYEQGVVVIVKSFNDERMKENLDIFDWNLSEEELKKIADIPQSRNFIIHVISEIGPFKSLNDLWDGEI